The genomic segment GTTTCCGGAAGTAATTCTGGGCATCACCGAAGCATCCGCGATCCATAATCCAGAAATGCCACGTACCTGAAGACGGTCGTTCACCACGGCTTGCGCGTCGCTTCCCATCTTGCACGTCCCCACCGGGTGAAAGATCGTGGTTCCCAAGTCTCCCGCGGCGCGCCTTAAATCATCCTCGGACACGATGGCCGGCCCCGGCTTGAGTTCCCGGGGCTCGTACTTCGCCAAGACCTTCGCCGCCATGATACTTCGGGTGAAGCGCACGGAATCCACCGCGACCTTTCGGTCTTCCTCCGTGGAGAGGTAATTGAGCAGAATGGCGGGTGCTGCTTCCGGCTGCGCGGACTTCAGGCGCACCGTGCCGCGGCTGGTGGGCCGCAGGTTGCACACGGAGGGCGTGATGGCAGGGTAGGGATGCAGAGGATCGCCGAACTTATCCAGCGACAGGGGTTGAACATGCCATTCGATATTTGCCGCCGGCTGGCTCGGATCGCTCTTGGCGAACGCGCCCAATTGCGAAGGCGGCATGGTGAGCGGGCCGGTGCGCCATAGCAAGTATTCCAAGCCCATGGCCATCTTTCCCCACAAGCTGTTGGCACGCTCGTTGAGCGTGGTCACACCGGAGACTTTGTATACGGTGCGAATCTGCAAGTGGTCGTGCAGGTTCTCGCCCACCCCTGGCAGTTCGTGGAGGACGGGGATGCCAAACTCGCGCATGTGCGCCCCTGGACCCACCCCAGAAAGCTGCAGGATGTGCGGCGTGCCTATGGCCCCGGCGGCCATCACCACCGCCTTGCGCGCATCCGTGCGGTACATACCCGTGGCGTCGCGATATTCCAGCCCGCTCGCGCGTTTTCCGGTCTCGCTTGTTGCGATGCACACGCGGTGTATGTGCGCGCCGGTGCGCACCGTGAGATTGGGCCGCCGCAGCACCGGCCGCAGGAATGCCTTGGTCGCGCTCCAGCGCACACCGCGCCGCTGGTTCATTTGAAAATAGGCGCTGCCGAAATTGTCTCCCCTGTTGAATTCCGCGATCTTCGGAATCCCGCATTCGGCCGCCGCCTCGCGCCACGCATCGAGGATCTCCCAGCTCACCCGGCGTTCTTCCACGCGCAGGCCACCGCCCACGCCATGGAATTCGTCACCGCCGTGAGCATAGTCTTCCGTGCGCTTGAAGTAAGGTAGCACTTCGTCCCAGGACCAGCCGCGGTTGCCCAAGGCCGCCCAATGGTCGTAATCGCCGCGCTGGCCGCGCATATAGATCATGGCGTTGATGGAGGAGCATCCGCCCAGCACCTTGCCGCGAGCGTAGCCCAGGGTGCGGCCGTTCAACCCAGGGTCGGGCTCGGTCTTGAAGCACCAATCCGTGCGCGGATTGCCGATGGTGTATAGGTAGCCCACGGGGATGCCGATCCAGAAATAATCGTCCTTGCCCCCGGCTTCGAGCAGCAAGACGGAGTTGTCAGGGTCCGCGCTTAGGCGGTTGGCCAGCAAGCATCCGGCACTACCCGCGCCGGCGATGACATAATCGAAGCTGCCCCCGTTGTTCATGGATTCCCCGTTAGCTTAATTGGCGCGGATTATAGAAGGCGCTCTTTGGAAAAAATCATCATCATGAATCCCGCTGTCATTACACCGAACACCTTGGCCAAGCTACGCGAAGTGTGCACCGCCACGCTCACGACCCAATTGTTCAAGCTCGGCTTTCGCAACACCTTCATCCCCGGCCTGCAAGCGCTATCGCCGAGGCAGCGCATGGTAGGCGAGGCGGCGACCTTGCGGCTCGTTCCGGCGCGGGAGGACTTGGCGACCTTCGATACCATCTCCAAACCGAGCTACGCCCAGCGCGTGGCCATTGAAGGCATCCAGCCCGGCCAAGTGCTGGTGGTGGAGGCGCGCGGCGTGATGGGGGCGGCGGCGGGGGGCGAGGTCTACATGACGCGGCTCAAGGTATTGGGTGCCGCTGGATACGTGATCGATGGCTGCATTCGCGATTACCCTGCCATCCAGGAATTGGGATTTCCCGTTTACGCCAAGGGCGCGGCCTCGCCGCCCCACCCCGTCAAACATCTGGCCGTGGAGGTCAACGTACCGGTCGGATGCGCGGAAGTACTGGTGATGCCCGGCGACATCATGGTGGGCGATGGCGAGGGTGTTGTGTGCGTGCCGCGGCACGTGGCGGAGCAAGTGGCTGAGTCAGGTGCTGAGCTGGACCGCCTGGAGACTTTTGTGCTGGAGAAAATCCGCGCGGGTGCGCCGGTGCCTGGAACGTATCCGCCCAACGAAGCCACATTGAAGGAGTACGAGGTTTGGAAGCAATGGCACAAGTGATAACCAACACTCTTGATGCCAAGGCGAGGGCAGGATACTCATGCCGTTGATTCGTCCCTTTGCCGGCTTGCGGCCTCTCCCCCAGTACGCGCAACAAGTCGCGGCGCCGCCCTACGATGTGCTTTCTAGCGGGGAGGCGCGTGCGCGCGCGGCCGGTCATCCCAATAGCTTCCTACATGTTTCCAAGGCAGAGATAGATTTGCCCCTTGGAAGCGATAGCCATGGCGGTGCCGTCTACCGCAAGGCCCGCGAGAATTTTGACCGCCTGATTGGCGAGCGCATCTTGGTGCGAGACGAACACCCTTGCTTTTACGTTTACGGGCTCACCATGGGAACCTATACCCAGACTGGGCTGGTGGCGGTCGCATCGGTGGCCGCCTACGATTCGGGCCGCATCAAGCGCCATGAGCTCACGCGACCAGACAAGGAAGACGACCGCGTGCGCCACATGGAAGCCTTGAACGCGCAAACGGGTCCCGTGCTCGTGGCCTACCCTTCGCAACCGGAAATCGATGCTTTGCTGGTAGGCGCCTCCCGTTCGCCGCCTTCCACGAGCGCCGAAGGGGATGACGGTGTTCGCCATGAACTGTGGGTGATCGAGGATGAGGCAACCTGCCAGCGCTTGCAGGCGGCCTTCGATGCCTTGCCCGCCCTCTATATCGCCGACGGCCATCATCGCTCGGCCGCCGCCTCCCGTGTGGCGGCTTCGCGCCGAGAGTCTCGCGCCACCGAGAGCCACCATTACTTTCTGGTGGTGGCCTTTCCGCATCATGAGACTCGCATCCTCGACTACAACCGCGTGGTGCGAGATCTGAATGGCATGACCGCGCAGGCTTTCGTCGAACGCGTTCGCGAGAAATTCGATGTGCACCCAAGCACGCAAGCCGTCAAGCCTGAGGCAAGGGGCGAGTTCGGCCTCTATGTGGCGGGGCACTGGTACCGTCTGCGCGTGGGCTCCGCCTATGTTCCCAAGGACCCGGTGGCACGGCTGGATGTGAGCATCTTGTCGGACCAGATCCTGGCGCCTCTTCTCGGCATTCGAGATTTGCGGCTCGATGATCGGGTGGATTTCGTCGGCGGAATTCGCGGCGTCGCGGAGCTGCTGCGGCGCGTCGATAGCGGTACCGCCGCCGCTTCTTTCTCATTGTTCCCCACCAGCATGGAGGATCTAATGGCCATGGCAGACGCAGGAAAAATCATGCCGCCGAAATCCACCTGGTTCGAGCCGAAGCTGGCCGACGGCTTGGTTTCGCATATTCTGGATTAGAACCTTGGCAAACCTTGATTCTGCTAGCATGTTATGAAATCGCGTGCATGATGGCGCCTATATGCCAGTAACTACCTTCGAAGAAGTTGTCCCGGAGTAACCCGTGCCGGCCTACGATGACTAGACCGAAGGTTTCGCGGCCAGTACCTCCTATGCGACCAGCAATGGGGAATCTTGGGGCGGGACGTTCTTAATCATCTGGCGCTTACGTTGGATGGTCTCCGTAAAGCGTGGAGCGAAAGCAGGGCATGGATGGTTTGCTCTATTCCAAATTCCCAGCCGCGGCGAGCACCGTCAAGCCATTCCATTGTTGCGGCCAAAACTCGCCCGCAGTTTGGCATAGCATATCCCGGGTTAGATCATGACCAGACTCTTCGGCATCAAGAACTGCGACACCATGAAGCGCGCCTTTGCCTGGTTGGACGATCATTCTGTGTCCTACAATTATCACGACTACAAAAAGTCTGGAGTTTCCGGAGAACAATTGCGCAACTGGGCGGCGCAGGTGGGTTGGGAGGCGCTGCTCAATAAGCGGGGCACCACCTGGCGCAAACTCGCACCTGCACAACAGGTAGATCCCGGCGAGGAGAAGGCATTGGCGCTGATGGCGCAAAACCCCAGCCTTATCAAACGGCCGGTTCTCGAGCACGAGAAATCGCTGCTGGTGGGGTTCGCACCCGAGCGCTACGCGGCGCTGTTCGGAAAATAGTCTCTCCAAGCCCAGCGAACCCATTCCGCGACAATCACCTTGCCCAAATAACTGGGCAGCGCCGAGCCTGGCCTGCTACCAACTTTCTTTTGGGACATCCCCAAATTCGAAGTTCACATCCCTACCGAAATAAGCGTAAAGCAGCTTCTTTGGTTTTAGCCGGTTCATACGATGGCTCTCGGGGAAGTTCAATTTCACCGACACCAAATCCGCCGTCCGAACCTTAGCGGTCCAGGCGACGGACTGAATCACCAGTTCGGGAGAGGGTATCGCCTCCGCTTTTTGCCGCACCCAAGGGTAGTGCAGCACGCCCCCCAGCGTCACGGGGCCATCCCCTTTGGGGTTGATTCCGGAAACGATGACTTCCTTGCCCTCGCTCAAGCCCGCGCCCCGGACTCCGCCGCCGCTTTCCGCGAAGGCCGTGGTTCCCGTTTCCATGGGCAGGCCCAGTACGCCGGCCAAGGCGGCTAACGCGAGATCTTCGCTATACAAACCCCATAGCATGTGGCGTCCCTTGCCGCCGGAAGGGTCATCGCGCCCTTCTACCTCGGCGAATATGAAAGTCGCTTGAAACGGTGCGAGCCCAGGACTCGATCCTGCTCCATCTTCAATGATGTAGTGCGATATCCCTACCGTATTGGTCGAAGCGGCCTGCACGCCAGGAGGAAGCAGGGATTGAATGGCCGCGCGCTCGGCTTCGAACATACTCACCATATATTCGCGCACGTTGGTTTCGAGATAAGGGGGATGGGGATAGGGAGGCGCGAAACGGTTGGGAGAAGGCGCGGTGGCAGGCGGCGACCAGATGCCCACGGCCAGTAGCCCGTACAGATGTCTTACCGCACTGACCCAACTCCTACAGTTTGCTCCCACCAACACGACACTACCGGCGCTACCGTGCATGAATCCTTCCTCTATTGAACGTGATACGTCCAGCCCGGCGAACCGAAGCGCAGGGCATTCGGCCAAAATGTGCCTGAATCGGCGCAGCCCTTCCACGTTCTAATTCACGGGTTTCGTGTGAACTACATCACATCATTCAGGCGTGATACTTGGTCAGCAGCTCCACTTCATTCTTGGATCCCAAGAAAACCGCCACGCGCTCATGCAAGCTCCCGGGTTGAATTTCGAGAATGCGCTGGTGGCCGTTGGTGGCGGCCCCGCCTGCTTGTTCGGCGATCATGGCCATGGGGTTGGCTTCGTACATCAGGCGCAGCTTTCCCGGTTTGCCCGGCTCGCGGGCGTCCTTGGGGTACATGAAAATGCCCCCGCGGGTGAGGATGCGGTGCACGTCGGCCACCATGGAGGCAACCCAGCGCATGTTGAAATCCTTGCCGCGCGGGCCCGTCTTCCCGGCCAACAACTCCTCGACGTAGCGTCTGACGGGCGCTTCCCAGTGCCGCATGTTGGACATGTTGATGCTGAATTCATTGGTGTCCGCTGGGATGCGCAAATTCGACTGCGTCAGGATGAAGCTTCCCAGTTCCCGGTCCAAGGTGAACACGTTGACGCCGTCACCCAAGGTGAGTACCAAGAGCGTGGTGGGTCCGTAGACGGTGTAACCGGCGCAGACTTGTTGTACCCCTGGTTGCAGGAAATCTTTTTCCGTGGGATTACCCGCGCCCTTGGGGCAGCGCAGCACGGAGAAAATGGTGCCCACTGAGACGTTGACGTCGATGTTGGACGATCCGTCGAGGGGGTCGAACAGCAGCAGGTATTCGCCCTTGGGATACTGCTTGGGGATCTGGTGCGGATGCTCCATTTCCTCCGAGGCCATTGCGGAGAGATAACCGCCCCATTCGTTGGTCTCGATCAGAATCTCGTTGGAAATGACGTCGAGTTTCTTTTGCACCTCGCCTTGCACGTTCTCGCTGCCGCCGTTACCCAGCACGCCCGCCAGGCCGCCACGGCCGATGGCCACGCCAATGGCCTTGCAAGCTCGCGCCACCACTTCGATCAGCAAGCGAAGATCGCTTGAGATGCGCTGCTTATGGCGTTGCTGCTCGAGAAGGAATTGCGTCAGGGTAACCCGGCTCATATCGTGTCAGTCGCGGTGGTTGGTCTCGAGCGAGGAGTCTACGACAATTCCGCGGGCGCCATACTCTCCTACGGATTCACTGTTGACAGAATTGGAGAAGAAATTGCTGAACGGTGCTCTGGTTTTGGGGGATCAACAAGGGGGTTCTCCCCTTGTTCGTAACATGATTGTTGCCGAAGCGAGTGCATGCGTCTTGGTTCCGGCTATGCCGGCTTATGGTGCCAGCCGCTCGATCTCCCAGCGCATTTCGTTCTGCATTCTGTAGCGAATCCGGTCGTGCATGCGGTCGGGCCTTCCTTGCCAGAATTCCAGCAGATTGGGTTTGATGCGGTAGCCGCCCCAATGGGCGGGGCGCGGCGGCTCCGATTCGTAGCGTTGGGTGAAGTCCGCGAAACGTTGCTCCAAGAACGCGCGGCTGGGTACCACCTCGCTTTGCGGCGAGGCCCAGGCACCCAGGCTGGCACCTAGCGGGCGGCTCTGGAAATACTCATCGGACTCGATGGCGCTGATTTTCTCGATGCTGCCCTCGATGCGGATTTGTCTCTCCAGGGCGTGCCAGTAGAACAACAAGGCGGCGCTGGGGTTGTACGCGAGATCGTGGCCTTTGCGGCTGTCGTAGTTGGTGAAAAAAACGAAGCCACGCGCATCGAAATCCTTCAGCAGAACGATTCGCGCCGACGGGCGGTTCTCCGCGTCGCTGGTGGCGAGCGTCATGGCGTTGGCGTCGGTGAGATCCGACTGGCGGGCCTGAGCGAACCAGCGGCCGAATTGATCGAAGGGGTCGGGAGCCACTTGCGATTCGTCCAGGGTGTCGCGCGCGTATTCGCGCCGCAACTCGGCCACGGTTTTTTGTGCATCGCTCACTGGATCAGCACTCCAAACACTTTTTTCAGCAGATTCGTCGTTTGCTTCACGGGGTTGGCGCGGATCGCCTTTTCCTCCTCGGCGATGGTGACGTAGAGTCCGTCGAGGGCTTTTTCCGTGACGTAGTCGTTGAGATTGGATTGTTCGGGTTTGAGCAACCCGAAGGCCGTCGCCTTTCCCGCGTATTTGTCATAGATCTGGGCCAGCTTCAAGCGCTCGGTGGCTTGCGCCACGATGGGCAGAAATTTCGCCTTGAGCGCATCGGCCGTATGGGTACGAAAGTATTGCGTGGCGGCGTTGTCCGCCCCGGTGAGGATGGTCTTGGCATCGGCGATGGTCATGCTTTTCACGGCGCTGAAAAGCAAGGTCTTGGCTTCCGGCGCCGCCGATTCGGCCGCGCGATTCATGGTGAGGATCAACTCGTCGGAGTATTTGCCCATGCGCATCTTGCGCATCAGGGAATCGGCTTTCTTGAAGTTCTCCGGCAGCGGAATCTTGATCTTCGGATTGCCAAAAAATCCGTCCAAGGTGCCTATCCGCGCCACGGGCTTGGCCGCGCCTTGCAGTAGTGCCTCCTTGAGGGCATTGGTGGTTTCCGTGCTTGTTAATTCATCGAGCGTGCCCGCGTGCGTGACGGTGGCGATAAAGACAAGAGACCAGACGAAATTGCGGTACATGAAAGGAGTCTTGAAAGGAAGTGGCGAGAAGCGGAGCATACAACAGACCTACACTAGTGCCAGCCTGCCTCCTTGTCCGATACACGGGCGCCGCCTTCGCTCTGGAGCAACTGCTCCAGGTCCGAGCGTGCTTGCGTGTTCGCGGAGATGAGGGTCTTTTGGTCGTGCCGTTGCGATGCGAGAGACTCTATTAGAGCTTCGTCGTGCCGCTGAAATTGCTGGGCGGCGCGCTTGGCGGAGTATGCCGGCACGCCCATGGAAACCAATGCCCGTTCCGCGAGAGTCAGGGCGCTCCCGAAGGTTTCGCGCACAAAGGGAATTCCGAGTTCCACCCATTCGTAGGCGTCGGTCCGGCTTTGCGCTCTGACCACCAAGCGGACGGAAGGGAAATGCTCGCGGATCAGGCGCGCGGCGCGAAGCGCTTGGTCCGCGTCATCGATGGCGAGGACGATGAGTTGCGCGGTGGCAGCGCCGGCGCTCCCCAGCAGGTCGAGACGGGTGACGTCGCCGTAATAGGCTTTCCACCCAAAGCGGCGCACCCGTTCGATCTGGTTCGGATCGTGTTCGATGAGGGTGACCTTGAAGCCCCTGGCGGTTAGCACGCGCGTCACTACTTGGCCCACCCGGCCGAATCCCGCGACGATGACCGGATGCCTGTCTTCGATGGTGCCAGCGGAAACCGGCTGCGCCCGGTTCAGGCGCGGACTTAACACGTGTTGGTGGAGCAGCATGAGAAGTGGAGTGGTCATCATGGAAGCCGCCACGGCGGCATTCAGCAAATTGGCCTGGTCCTTGGAGATGACCTGTTCGCTCAGCGCCACGCCGAACAACACGAACGCGAACTCTCCCACCTGCGAGAGCACCAAGCCGAATAACCAGCCATCCTGGCTGCTCAGCTTGAAGGCACGGGCGAGTGCAAGTAGCAACACGATCTTGAGCACCACCACGCCGCAGGCCAGGCCCGCGACGGCCATGGGCCGGCTGGCGAATAATCCCATGTCCACGCTCATCCCCACGGCGATGAAGAACAGCCCGAGCAACAAACCCTTGAAGGGTTCGATATCCATCTCGAGTTCGTGGCGGTATTCCGATTCGCCCAATATCACGCCGGCCAGGAACGTACCGAGCGCCATGGACAGCCCCACGGATTGCATGAGCAGCGCGGTGCCGATGACCAGCAGCAGCGAAAACGCGATGAAGATTTCGCGCGAACCCGTGGACGCCACGTAGCGCAGTACGTGTCTTAGCAGGTAGCGCCCCACGGCGATGATGCCGAGGATGAGACCAATGGCCGTTCCTATCCGCTGCCAGTCCATGGAACTGGATTCCGCGCCGGCGCTCAGTAGTCCCAAGACCAGCATGAGAGGAATGACCGCGATATCCTGAAACAGTAGAACAGAGACGCCCGCTTGCCCGCCAGGAGTGCCCAGTAAATTCTTCTCCGCCAGGGTTTGCAGCGCGATCGCCGTGGACGACATGGCGAAGCCCATTCCCGCGACCAACGCAAAGCGCCATTCCGTGCGGAAAGAAATGCCCAACAGGGCCACGACGGCGATGGTAACGATGACTTGAGCGTTGCCCATGCCCAGGATGGGCACGCGCAATTGCCATAGCCGTTGCGCATTGAGTTCGAGGCCGACGAGGAACAGCAGCAACGCCACCCCGAACTCCGCGAAATGCAGAATGGCCTCCGGGTCTCGCACCAAAGCCAGCCCCCATGGGCCTATGGCGGCGCCGGCACACAAATATCCCAAGACCGAACCCAAGCCCAAGCGCTTGAAGACCGGAACGGCGATGACCGCGGCGCTAAGATAGACCAACCCTTGGGCCAGCACACCTTGAGTCGCCATTACGCCTCCTCGAAGGTGTTCGTCGCGGGCGGGTAGCGGCCAGCCGTTAGATCCGCGAGCAGTGAGCGATAGCTGCTTGCGCTCTCCCGCAATGCCTCATCGGAAAGACTCTTCACGCCGCACGTTACGAAAGGCGCGTGCGTGACCAATCCACACAAGTGAGCGCTTTGCTCGAAAGGGCGCAACAATTCGGGCAAGGTGAAGTGGTTTATCCCTTCCCGGCGGTAGCGCGCCTCGGGGCCCGCCGTGGTAATGGCTTGCAGGAAGTGTTTGCCGTGCAACTTATCGCCGCCTTCTCCATAGGCGAAGCCATATTCCAGCACGCGATTCATCCACTCCTTGAGAAGCGGAGGGCAGCTATACCAATAGAAGGGATGCTGAAAAACGATTGCCTGGTGCTCCAGCAGTAGCGCTTGTTCTCGCGGTACGTCGATGAAGAAATCGGGATAGGTCTCGTATAGGTCATGAACGGTGATGCCCTCGATGCCTTCGATGGCCGCGCGCAATTGGCGGTTAACCCTCGATTCCTCGGGATTCGGGTGGGCGTAAAGAACGAGAGCCGGTTTCATGGAGTTCGCGAACTCTAATGCAATCGTCCGAGATGATATGCTTTCCCCCACTTCACGGGCCGGAGGAACCATGAGCAAGATCACCAAGGTGGAAGTCCACGTATTTCAGTTCGACGCCCAGCATTTGGGACAAGTAGGCGGTGGCGGGGTGGGAGCGCTGGGGTGCAAGTACGGCGCCACCAGCCGTCTCACCAAGTATGCGGTGGCCATCATGACGGACAACGGCCTGCGGGGAGAATACGTGACCCACTGGGTAGGATCGGCCGCGGCACTGGGCTCCACGCTCATGCTGGCCCCCTACCTCATCGGGCGCCAGGCAGAGGAAAGAGAAGTGCTTTACGATGACTTGAAGCGCGAAGCACGGCAATTCGACCACATGGGCCACGGGCCCTTGGATATCGCGCTGTGGGATTTACACGGCAAGAAACTCAGTTGCTCCGTTGCCGAGATGCTGGGCGGC from the Betaproteobacteria bacterium genome contains:
- a CDS encoding choline dehydrogenase — translated: MNNGGSFDYVIAGAGSAGCLLANRLSADPDNSVLLLEAGGKDDYFWIGIPVGYLYTIGNPRTDWCFKTEPDPGLNGRTLGYARGKVLGGCSSINAMIYMRGQRGDYDHWAALGNRGWSWDEVLPYFKRTEDYAHGGDEFHGVGGGLRVEERRVSWEILDAWREAAAECGIPKIAEFNRGDNFGSAYFQMNQRRGVRWSATKAFLRPVLRRPNLTVRTGAHIHRVCIATSETGKRASGLEYRDATGMYRTDARKAVVMAAGAIGTPHILQLSGVGPGAHMREFGIPVLHELPGVGENLHDHLQIRTVYKVSGVTTLNERANSLWGKMAMGLEYLLWRTGPLTMPPSQLGAFAKSDPSQPAANIEWHVQPLSLDKFGDPLHPYPAITPSVCNLRPTSRGTVRLKSAQPEAAPAILLNYLSTEEDRKVAVDSVRFTRSIMAAKVLAKYEPRELKPGPAIVSEDDLRRAAGDLGTTIFHPVGTCKMGSDAQAVVNDRLQVRGISGLWIADASVMPRITSGNTNAPTTMIAEKAAEFILRGESGG
- a CDS encoding ribonuclease activity regulator RraA; the encoded protein is MNPAVITPNTLAKLREVCTATLTTQLFKLGFRNTFIPGLQALSPRQRMVGEAATLRLVPAREDLATFDTISKPSYAQRVAIEGIQPGQVLVVEARGVMGAAAGGEVYMTRLKVLGAAGYVIDGCIRDYPAIQELGFPVYAKGAASPPHPVKHLAVEVNVPVGCAEVLVMPGDIMVGDGEGVVCVPRHVAEQVAESGAELDRLETFVLEKIRAGAPVPGTYPPNEATLKEYEVWKQWHK
- a CDS encoding DUF1015 domain-containing protein, producing the protein MPLIRPFAGLRPLPQYAQQVAAPPYDVLSSGEARARAAGHPNSFLHVSKAEIDLPLGSDSHGGAVYRKARENFDRLIGERILVRDEHPCFYVYGLTMGTYTQTGLVAVASVAAYDSGRIKRHELTRPDKEDDRVRHMEALNAQTGPVLVAYPSQPEIDALLVGASRSPPSTSAEGDDGVRHELWVIEDEATCQRLQAAFDALPALYIADGHHRSAAASRVAASRRESRATESHHYFLVVAFPHHETRILDYNRVVRDLNGMTAQAFVERVREKFDVHPSTQAVKPEARGEFGLYVAGHWYRLRVGSAYVPKDPVARLDVSILSDQILAPLLGIRDLRLDDRVDFVGGIRGVAELLRRVDSGTAAASFSLFPTSMEDLMAMADAGKIMPPKSTWFEPKLADGLVSHILD
- a CDS encoding ArsC family reductase, producing the protein MMTRLFGIKNCDTMKRAFAWLDDHSVSYNYHDYKKSGVSGEQLRNWAAQVGWEALLNKRGTTWRKLAPAQQVDPGEEKALALMAQNPSLIKRPVLEHEKSLLVGFAPERYAALFGK
- a CDS encoding class 1 fructose-bisphosphatase, whose amino-acid sequence is MSRVTLTQFLLEQQRHKQRISSDLRLLIEVVARACKAIGVAIGRGGLAGVLGNGGSENVQGEVQKKLDVISNEILIETNEWGGYLSAMASEEMEHPHQIPKQYPKGEYLLLFDPLDGSSNIDVNVSVGTIFSVLRCPKGAGNPTEKDFLQPGVQQVCAGYTVYGPTTLLVLTLGDGVNVFTLDRELGSFILTQSNLRIPADTNEFSINMSNMRHWEAPVRRYVEELLAGKTGPRGKDFNMRWVASMVADVHRILTRGGIFMYPKDAREPGKPGKLRLMYEANPMAMIAEQAGGAATNGHQRILEIQPGSLHERVAVFLGSKNEVELLTKYHA
- the pdxH gene encoding pyridoxamine 5'-phosphate oxidase → MSDAQKTVAELRREYARDTLDESQVAPDPFDQFGRWFAQARQSDLTDANAMTLATSDAENRPSARIVLLKDFDARGFVFFTNYDSRKGHDLAYNPSAALLFYWHALERQIRIEGSIEKISAIESDEYFQSRPLGASLGAWASPQSEVVPSRAFLEQRFADFTQRYESEPPRPAHWGGYRIKPNLLEFWQGRPDRMHDRIRYRMQNEMRWEIERLAP
- a CDS encoding DUF4197 domain-containing protein — protein: MYRNFVWSLVFIATVTHAGTLDELTSTETTNALKEALLQGAAKPVARIGTLDGFFGNPKIKIPLPENFKKADSLMRKMRMGKYSDELILTMNRAAESAAPEAKTLLFSAVKSMTIADAKTILTGADNAATQYFRTHTADALKAKFLPIVAQATERLKLAQIYDKYAGKATAFGLLKPEQSNLNDYVTEKALDGLYVTIAEEEKAIRANPVKQTTNLLKKVFGVLIQ
- a CDS encoding glutathione-regulated potassium-efflux system protein KefC (transport system that facilitates potassium-efflux); its protein translation is MATQGVLAQGLVYLSAAVIAVPVFKRLGLGSVLGYLCAGAAIGPWGLALVRDPEAILHFAEFGVALLLFLVGLELNAQRLWQLRVPILGMGNAQVIVTIAVVALLGISFRTEWRFALVAGMGFAMSSTAIALQTLAEKNLLGTPGGQAGVSVLLFQDIAVIPLMLVLGLLSAGAESSSMDWQRIGTAIGLILGIIAVGRYLLRHVLRYVASTGSREIFIAFSLLLVIGTALLMQSVGLSMALGTFLAGVILGESEYRHELEMDIEPFKGLLLGLFFIAVGMSVDMGLFASRPMAVAGLACGVVVLKIVLLLALARAFKLSSQDGWLFGLVLSQVGEFAFVLFGVALSEQVISKDQANLLNAAVAASMMTTPLLMLLHQHVLSPRLNRAQPVSAGTIEDRHPVIVAGFGRVGQVVTRVLTARGFKVTLIEHDPNQIERVRRFGWKAYYGDVTRLDLLGSAGAATAQLIVLAIDDADQALRAARLIREHFPSVRLVVRAQSRTDAYEWVELGIPFVRETFGSALTLAERALVSMGVPAYSAKRAAQQFQRHDEALIESLASQRHDQKTLISANTQARSDLEQLLQSEGGARVSDKEAGWH
- a CDS encoding NAD(P)H oxidoreductase translates to MKPALVLYAHPNPEESRVNRQLRAAIEGIEGITVHDLYETYPDFFIDVPREQALLLEHQAIVFQHPFYWYSCPPLLKEWMNRVLEYGFAYGEGGDKLHGKHFLQAITTAGPEARYRREGINHFTLPELLRPFEQSAHLCGLVTHAPFVTCGVKSLSDEALRESASSYRSLLADLTAGRYPPATNTFEEA